AACTTAATTCTTGTACCTAATCTATTGCATGAGTGTGGGAACGGAGGTTTGATAACAGAATGGTACGGATGTAGGTCATTGCAGATGATGACTATCTGTAGGCCTCTGAAAATGCTGCTTAGCAACCGCACCGACCGCAGGCAGGCTTTGTGGCCTAGTTTCAAGAGTTTTCAAGGTCACTTGCAGCCTGCGCTGTCCCACTTACTCAGATCGGGCCGTGTGCGGCCGTGTGGATTATCTCACTTCCTGTCGAGCTTTTGTGCGATTTTTGAAGGTTGGTTTCCTGCTGTGTTCGAAAATAAATACAAATTGGCAGAAGTTCGGCTCGGGGGGGCCCCACAAGGCCTGAGCGGGAAAACAGCAGGGCGGAGACGAGGCTCGATGTCATGGTGGGGTCACCAGCCAGCGGCCCttttcattgtcaacaggaattgaCGGAAATCAACAGCCTGGCAGTAGGCCGAGGCAAAGAGGCAGGGCAGGTTCACATCTCAGAGACTCGCAGACTCCTCGGTCTGGGttccaggctggaatctaatcgaggggttcggggtggtttatatatagaataacagatacccgggagtgagttacagactggaatctaatcgaggggttcggggggtttatatatagaataacagatacccgggagtgagttacagactggaatctaatcgaggggttcagggtggtttatatatagaataacagatacccgggagtgagttatagactggaatctaatcgaggggttcgggggggtttatatatggaataacagatacccgggagtgagttacagactggaatctaatcgaggggtccggggtggtttatatatagaataacagatacccgggagtgagttacagactggaatccaatcgaggggttcggggggggtttatatatagaataacagatacccgggagtgagttacagactggaatccaatcgaggggttcggggggggtttatatatagaataacagatacccgggagtgagttacagactggaatccaatcgaggggttcgggggggtttatatatagaataacagatactcgggagtgagttacagactggaatctaatcgaggggttcggggtggtttatatatagaataacagatacccgggagtgagttacagactggaatccaatcgaggggttcgggggtttatatatagaataacagatacccgggagtgagttacagactggaatctaatcgaggggttcggggggggtttatatatagaataacagatacccgggagtgagttacagactggaatctaatcgaggggttcgggggggtttatatatagaataacagatacccgggagtgagttacagactggaatccaatcgaggggttcggggggggtttatatatagaataacagatacccgggagtgagttacagactggaatctaatcgaggggttcgggggggtttatatatagaataacagatacccgggagtgagttacagactggaatctaatcgaggggctcggggggggtttatatatagaataacagatacccgggagtgagttacagactggaatctaatcgagtgcgaAGGCTTAGTTTATTGACATTTAATAAGAGACGATGCGGACCTTTTCTTTTGTGCGAATGAGGCTGGAATGTGTCGCGGTCCCGTTGCCCGGGGAACGGCAGGAACACTGCTCTGTTTAGCATTCCTCTCTCTGGCGCTGGGATTTCCGACATCTTCCTGTTTTTCTGTCTGATTCCCCAGGTTTGGCCCAGGAATGGGAGAGAAggtggttttttttttttttgtggagCTCGTGGGGTCATATCCAGGCCCGCACTGGCCAAGATAGGCCCAGGCTCCGTCACCCCAGAGTAGGCCGCACTCGAGGCCCCCTTGAGTTCCCTCTATCTTGACGAAAACCGGTGATGGAGCGCTGGCGGAATAGCGCCAGAGTCGGCCTTTCCTTTTCCAGTTCATTTGAAGCTCTGGTTAGACCTTGTGTTCGTGCACCGCCCTCCGGATGGACCTCGCCCGGGGTGCGGGGCAGGTagaactctctttcccccccccccccccctcctgtgaAAAGCTTCGGGAGCGGTGGAGGGTCAACTGGAAATTTCGACatggaggtcgatagatttttgggttttAATGATCGATGATGGGGAGATGGAGTTAAAGTACAGATGACCCTTCATCTCATTGAGTGGGAGAGCAggttcgagaggggctgaatggcctccaattGCCGTTCCTTCGATGGAAACACGGCTGCTGGTGTCAACGCCGCAGCATTGACCGTGACGTTGGGAGCTCTCTCGTTATCTTTGCCTTTTGACTGAACGTTACTGACCCTTGACCTTTTCGCTCTCtgacccctcacctcccctccccaccccttacAGCTGTCCAGCACCAGGCCGTACGTCCGCCCGGCTAGCGGATGCCGCAACCCCAACGATTACCATGTGCAAGCCCTCGGAATCTGCTGCCGCAAGTGTCCTCCAGGTAGGAATCACATCGGGGGGGGTCGGGAGGGTTGAAATTGAGGGTCGCAGGGGTTCGACTCCAAACCGGGCAAGGAGGGGGAACGAGGAGTGTGGGCTTCGGGAGGGTCAGTGATGGGGGCGAGTGGACGTGGGCTGTGTCGTATTGAGATCACTGTCCTATTTCGCTGTTGTCACAGAGTGTGTGAAATGTCTCTCTGTTTTTTTTCGGGATCTCGACGCAGGATTCTTCGCTGAGCAGAGATGCACGAGACAGACAGACACCTTGTGTAAGCCATGCCCTCCGGGAGAGTTCACCGAGTTTTGGAATTACGTCAGGGAGTGCAACCTTTGCCAGTCCTGTGATCTCAGTAAGTTCCGTATCTTTGCCCAGTTTCCAACCTGTCGATGTTCGGTGGGCGTGGGGCAGTGAGGCGAGCAGATAGTTAGACTCCAGATCGACCACGGTTTTACTGGAactgtggaacaggctcgagaggggggctgaatgggcctcctcctgctcctgtgtaacaggggcgagaggggctgaatgggcctcctcctgttcctgtgtaacagtggtgagaggggctgaatgggcttcctcctgttcctgtgtaacaggggcgagaggggctgaatgggcctcctcctgttcctgtgtaacaggggcgagaggggctgaatgggtctcctcctgttcctgtgtaacaggggtgagaggggctgaatgggcctcctcctgttcctgtgtaacagtggtgagaggggctgaatgggcttcctcctgttcctgtgtaacaggggcgagaggggctgaatgggcctcctcctgttcctgtggaacaggctcgagaggggggctgaatgggcctcctcctgttcccgtgtaacaggggcgagaggggctgaatgggcctcctcctgttcccgtgtaacaggggcgagaggggctgaatgggcctcctcctgttcccgtgtaacaggggcgagaggggctgaatgggcctcctcctgttcccgtgtaacaggggcgagaggggctgaatgggcctcctcctgttcccgtgtaacaggggcgagaggggctgaatgggcctcctcctgttcccgtgtaacaggggtaagaggggctgaatgggcctcctcctgttcccgtgtaacaggggtcaggggggctgaatgggcctcctcctggtcccgtgtaacaggggcgaggggggctgaatgggcctcctcctggtcccgtgtaacaggggcgaggggggctgaatgggcctcctcctggtcccgtgtaacaggggcgagaggggctgaatgggcctcctcctggtcccgtgtaacaggggcgagaggggctgaatgggcctcctcctggtcccgtgtaacaggggcgagaggggctgaatgggcctcctcctgttcccgtgtaacaggggcgagaggggctgaatgggcctcctcctgttcccgtgtaacaggggcgagaggggctgaatgggcctcctcctgttcccgtgtaacaggggcgagaggggctgaatgggcctcctcctgttcccgtgtaacaggggcgagaggggctgaatgggcctcctcctgttcccgtgtaacaggggcgagaggggctgaatgggcctcctcctgttcccgtgtgagaggggctgaatgggcctcctcctgttcccgtgtgagaggggctgaatgggcctcctcctgttcctgtgtaacaggggtgagaggggctgaatgggcctcctcctgttcctgtgtaacaggggtgagaggggctgaatgggcctcctcctgttcctgtgtaacaggggtgagaggggctgaatgggcctcctcctgttcctgtgtaacaggggtgagaggggctgaatgggcctcctcctgttcctgtgtaacagtacCCCTGTTGCTAAGGCTGCCGAGGGTGGGACACAGGCAGAGTTCGCGGTTATGTTCTCGATGTTGGAGCTGTTTTTGTGCGGCTTGTGCTTTCACAGGGAGGGGCCTGGTGGTGACCGTGAACTGTTCGACCACGCAGAAAACTGCCTGTGGGTGTGCCAGTGGGTATCACTGTGCCCGGGCGAGGGCCTGCTCCGAGTGTGAACCCCATTCCCTGTGTCCGCCCGGACAGGAGATGGCTCAGCCAGGTAACTCACCGCGAACCCCCAGACACCAGctgtgaacccctcaattagattccagtctgtaactcactcccgggtatctgttattctatatataaaccaccccgaacacctcgattagattccagtctgtaactcactcccgggtatctgttattctatatataaaccacccgaacccctcgattagattccagtctgtaactcactccggggtatctgttattctatatataaaccaccccgaacccctcgattagattccagtctgtaactcactccggggtatctgttattctatatataaaccaccccgaacacctcgattagattacagtctgtaacacactcccgggtatctgttattctatatataaaccccccccgaacccctcgattagattacagtctgtaactcactcccgggtatctgttattctatatataaacctccccgaacccctcgattagattccagtctgtaactcactcccgggtatctgttattctatatataaaccacccgaacccctcaattagattccagtctgtaactcactcccgggtatctgttattctatatataaaccaccccgaacacctcgattagattgcagtctgtaactcactcccgggtatctgttattctatatataaaccccctgaacccctcgattagattccagtcttccGTACTTCTCATTCTATCTTTCTTTCAGGGTCTGCTCAGGAAGACACAATGTGCCGGGACTGTCCTTCCGGAACCTTCCAGAAGCTGCCGTCGTTGGAGAAATGCAGAAAACACACAAAGTAAGCGGAGAGTGTTCAGGGTCTAGAAGGAGGGACTTCGATGGGTGGGGAACGTCCTGTACCTTTCTCTCTCGTGTCCCCTGGGACGATTAATCGTGACCTGAAAATTCGGTATACCGTTTCTGTCGACTGTCTGGAAACCTTTTTGAAATAAGTGTTGatttgttttctctttctctccgaTCTTCCTCTCTCCAACCTCTccgtttccctcctctctctcgtcCCTCGTTGCCCCGTTCCCCGTTTCTTTCTCTGCCCCCACCCCCTGCAGCTGTACAGCCctgcgattggtggagggggtaCCCGGATCGCCTGCGTCAGACGCCGTGTGTGCCAAAGCACCGTGGGTGCCCGTCCTACCTGTGCCCAGCTCAACCATTCTCGCCGAACCTCCGACCAAAGGCGTGGACCCTCCGCCAAACGGCAAGTATCAccttggcccccccccccccacaaaccggTGGCCTTGTCAAAGCGCGGGAGACGGTGGCGAAGTGGGTCACCGAGCCAGCAATCCAGAGGCGATGGCTGATGTCCTggagacgtgggttcaaatccttcCACAGCTTCTGGCAGTGTTTAAATTCAAAAAAAACACCCAAAACAGAACCCTCAGCACTCTGTGCGTGTTGGAAGTAACCTCAGGGCCCCAAAGGGTTAAATCTCAGCGACTGACACATTTCATTCCAGGAGATTCTGTCCAATTTCAGTTTGGGACCAGGATAACTGGGGTCAGTCGTTAATAATTAAACAGGATGAAGCAGGAACTACTCAAGTCGATGAAAAACAAAACACAGGCCCCAAAACTCGAGGCCCAGACGTAGTCCAAATTGGAACGAATAGCCAATGACACAAATCCACAGGGATATTCTCCTCAATCCCAGGAAATCTAAAATAACTGGAGGTTCTGGTCCCTTTCCAAACATAACCCAGAATGGATTGAGAGTTGCTTTTTGAAGCTGGTTTGTGACTTGTTCCAAACTCGAACAGATCCCCAACGCTAACACAAATTCACAAAATGTTCCCTCGCGACAAATTCGGGAGAGTTGGTACCTCCCCATTTCAAAATAACGCACATATTTCATTCACTGGGACCAGCTAACCTAGGTCGATCTcccgtgctgtgcctgtcctggggagtgtttgatgggggacagtgtagagggagctttactctgtatctaaccccccgtactgtacctgtcctggggagtgtttgatgggggacagtgtagagggagctttactctgtatctaaccccccgtactgtacctgtcctggggagtgtttgatgggggacagtgtagagggagctttactctgtatctaaccccccgtactatacctgtcctggggagtgtttgatggggacagtgtagagggagctttactctgtatctaacccccccgtactgtacctgtcctggggagtgtttgatggggacagtgtagagggagctttactctgtatctaacccccgtactgtacctgtcctggggagtgtttgatgggggacagtgtagagggagctttactctgtatctaaccccccgtactgtacctgtcctggggagtgtttgatgggggacagtgtagagggagctttactctgtatctaacccccgtactgtacctgtccgggggagtgtttgatggggacagtgtcgagggagctttactctgtatctaacccccccgtactgtacctgtcctggggagtgtttgatgggggacagtgtagagggagctttactctgtatctaacccccccgtactgtacccgtcctggggagtgtttgatgggggacagtgtagagggagctttactctgtatctaacccccccgtactgtacctgtcctggggagtgtttgatgggggacagtgtcgagggagctttactctgtatctaaccctgaccGTTGTGTTCTTTTGCAGACGTCTATCTGCCGATTGTTGTGATCGTTGTCACGGCCCTGTGCTTTTGTGTCTTGCTGACCACTTTGGTCTGGTGCATCAGAAACTCTAAACGGAGTGGAGGTGAGTTGTTAATGAACTGTGGGTGGGCTGAGCTGAGCCGCAGACTTCTCTCACGGGGACAGTCAGGGAGTGTGCTGAGGCCGGCCAGGGTTTATCCTTGTCCCCTCCTGGTTTGCCGACAGGACGGGAGAGTCGAGGCCTCTGGGCCCTGACGGACCGTCCTCGGACAGCAACGTCTTGTGCGTGCGGCCGGCCTGGAGACCGTGTTTTCCGGGATGTTTAATTTCTCCGATCCGGATATTTTCGCTGCGTCACTAatcctcttcccccactctctctccctctctgttccaggTCAGAAAGGGAACACGGAGACCCAGGTAtgtgaaggagagagggagggggaaatgggggagCAGGTGCGGTATATCTGtctttacctcctctttcaacatttgtTTTGGTAAAtccgacactagaggggtttaaaatttgtAAAGAGGGTGTTATGAGGTGTGTgaatttaaagtggataaaactccaggaccagatgagatgcagctAAGGATaaagagggaagtgagggtggaaatcgtagaggctCTGACCATAATTTGTCAGTCTTCCTTCGAGTCGggagtggttccagaggactggagaattgcaaaccttacacccttgttcaaaaaagaggagGGATGGATGGGGAAGTAGATACAGAAAGCACAGACATGTCATCTTTTTTCCCCTCTCAGCAAGCTTCTGCCCGGCATTCTCTAGTATCCCAGACGATGAACGACATCGATCGGACGAGCCTGGAATCGAAGGTGCCTCTTCTGCCAAACCAGCAGGCCAGCCCGCTGGCTCACAGGCCTGCCCAGGCCCAGGCCCGGCTAGCCACCCAGGGCCTGAGCTGGACGTCCCCCGTGAACCAGGAGGCCAGGGCGTCGCCAGGCGAGGGAGCCGCCCACTCCGCCGGCGGACCGGGCCTGGGCGGGGAGCACGGGGCGAGGTGCCATAGCCAGGCCTGCCAACATCCTTACCCGGAGCCCAGGCCCGAGGAGCAGGCTAGGCCCGGTGCGCAGGCTGGAGTCTACGGAGCGCACGGCCTCGTGGGCCTACAAGGTAAGAGCCCAGCAGGAGCCCCTCCGCGCATCCTCCGCGGGGCCCCTTTTGCGTCTGCGCCCGTCTCCCTCATTCTGGgcctcttttttctttctttctttccttccctcccaggcTGCCACGTCTGCTCCTTCGAGTCGAAGCTGACGGTCAACGGGCCCCTCTACATCTACAACGGTCATCCCGCCCCCCCCTGCGAGGAGCCGCAGGGCAGCGCCAGCCGCCAAGACGGGACGGGGGGCGTAGCGGGCGGGACGTCGGTCCCCGAGGAGAGCGGGCGGGTGCCTGAGGAGGAGACTGGGGGCACCACCCAGGCGGTGCAGGAGCGCGGGTCGTGGCCGGATTCCAAGCGCGAGGGCCCGAGGCTGGTGACGGCGCagcaggaagaaggaggagagagccACGCGGCAGATGGCCCGGACGATTGGCCGAGCCGACTGGGCTGGAGTGCGAGGCGTCACTGAAGGCGGAATCCCACCCGTCTGTGTCACCAGGAACTAACACCTCGCGGGGAAACATCGTGGTGGGGGGAGGCAGACCTAATTACCCGCACTCCTGGTTGCTCTGGCAACGGCAAAATGGCCGCCGGGGTGGCCGTTACCAGGACCCACCAGGTCTGAGGGACTCTGGGTGTGCAGATGCAATAGTAGTAAATATGGTTTATCCTATTGGCCGGGGAGAGGGCCCTGGGGGCGGAAGAGGAGTCCGACTGCGGCCTAGGGGAAGAGGGGTCCGGCTcggcctgtggggaggggggaagcctGACTGCGGCCTAGGGGCAGAGGGGTCCGGCTCGGCCTGGGGGGAGAGGGGAGCCTGACTGCGGCCAAGGGGACCGGCTcggcctgtggggaggggggagcctgACTGCGGCCTAGGGGCCCGGCTCGgcctgtggggagaggggagcctGACTGCGGCCAAGGGGACCGGCTCGGCCTGGGGGGAGAGGGGAGCCTGACTGCGGCCTAGGGGAAGAGGGACCTGGCTCGGCCCTGGCCTTGCTCGAGGggctaagggagggagagagagagagaaactgggaaacCGAGTCCATTGTCTCCTTGTTTTTTTGTTAAAGCTCCCTGTAAATACAGTGCCCAGCTCGGGCGTGCATTACTTCAATCATTGTGAATACTGTCTGTTTAACACTAGCCTGATGAATGTAAATATATTTTAACTAATTTATAACAGTGTCTGAATGACTTGTTATGCGGGGGTTTGGGgaagggagagtggaagggagggcGAAGCACTCAACCAAGGTGGGGGTAGGttccagaggggccgaatggccttctgctaCTTGTTATTTCTGGGGATTAGTCGAGCCCCGGGCCCGTGGGGTCTGTGAAAAGGGGTTCAGAGTCCCGCACTGATAACCCGCAGCGAGAGAGCAGCCCGGGTGTTGCTGCAGGAACAGGACGAAGGCAGAGAGCGGAAATGACAGGAAAGGGAATTGAGAACGTCAATTAGAGGAATTGGCTTTTTTTTTTATAGAATTACGAGAGGCACGGAGAACTTCTCGTATTTACATGCAGAGCTGacagggattaaccctctcacgcacctcctcccagttacacacacacacacaacggggcagcctgttcccctatcggaggggggattaaccctctcacccacctcctcccagttacacacacacacaacggggcagcccgttcccctatcggaggggggattaaccctctcacccacctcctcccagttacacacacacaccggggcagcccgttcccctatcggagggggggattaaccctctcacccacctcctcccagttacacacacacaccggggcagcctgttcccctatcggagggagggggattaaccctctcacccacctcctcccagttacacacacacacaccggggcagcctgttcccctatcggagggagggggattaaccctctcacgcacctcctcccagttacacacacactggggCAGaccgttcccctatcggagggagggggattaaccctctcacccacctcctcccagttacacacaccggggcagcccgttcccctatcggaggggggggggggaccaaCCCTCTTGCCtcatcccagttacacacacacacgcggcTGAGGAATGTTGCGGCAAGTGCTCAGCTGAGAGCTGCCCTTCGAGAAGGGACGCAAGGAACTGTGGAGGCCACAGTGTATATGAAAATGTAAAAGTTTATTGGGAGTTACCCGATCGAGTATAAAATACAGCCCAGGGCAGGAGGCGGTCCTCTCGCTGGCCAGCACCACTTTCAGTCTTCATGGGGAGACCGCTCCGCCTGTTAATGCACTCGCCCCCTCCCCTCGACCTGATCCCAAAACACTAGGTGACGTTGCAGGGGAAAGGTCGGAGGCTGGGGTCCCCGTCGAcatcccccccccccgaccacccagctcactggagggcctcCTGAAACTGCTCGGCGCACCCATTGAGGTCCATGTCTTTGAGAACTTTGCAGATGGCCTCGGTGGTAGCCCCCTTGCCGCCTTGCCTGTCACGCCAGATCTTGACCATGGTGTACTGGGCCTCACGGAAGCTCTGCCGGTTGTCCATCTCGCTGCGTTCGATGTCATGGTCGTTCATGCCCAGGCGTCTGACAAACTCCTTCCACCGAGAGGCCGGAACCAAGTCCGCAATCACGTAGTTGACTTGACTACCTGGGCggggcgggagagagacagaggcagcgaTGAACACAACTGTCACCGGGCTCCGGGAAAGcgacccccccctccacccccccgctGGCCCTGACGCCAACCGCCAGCGCACAGCGGTCAGCTTACGCACAGAAGGATCCCGCGGGCTGTTTGAGACGTCTGGCTTTCCCCTCCGCTGTCCGCCCAGCAGATGCCAAGCAGGacactctcctcctccaccccaTGACCCGAAGACGCCCCCGACTCCCGGGaaaaccccccacccacccacccacgctTACTGTTGGGGAGCTGCGTCTTCCCAGCAATCTGCACGCAGTCGGGAAGCTCGGAGCACGGAGCAGAAAAGTATCCGGAGTCGGCCTGGAACGCCATTTCCTGAATCGGCAACAGGGACTGTGTTTTCCCGACAACCAACTGAGCacggagtggagagagagaaaaattagACATCAGCACCCAGAATGGAGAGACAAGtaccactgatatatcccacacccctcagtgtaactctgatatatcccacacccctcactgtaacacactgatatatcccacacccctcactggaacactgatatatcccacacccctcagtgtaacactgatatatcccacacccctcactgtaacactgatatatcccacacccctcactgtaacactgatatatcccacacccctcactgtaacacactgatatatcccacacccctcactgtaacactgatatatcccacacccctcagtgtaacacactgatatatcccacacccctcagtgtaacacactgatatatcccacacccctcactgtaacactgatatatcccacacccctcactgtaacactgatatatcccacacccctcactgtaacacactgatatatcccacacccctcactgtaacactgatatatcccacacccctcagtgtaacactgatatatcccacacccctcactgtaacactgatatatcccacacccctccgtgtaacactgatatatcccacacccctcactgtaacacactgatatatcccacacccctcagtgtaacacactgatatatcccacacccctcactgtaacactgatatatcccacacccctcactggaacactgatatatcccacacccctcactgtaacactgatatatcccacacccctcactgtaacactgatatatccaacacccctcactgtaacactgatatatcccacacccctcactgtaacactgatatatcccacacccctccgtgtaacactgatatatcccacacccctcagtgtaacacactgatatatcccacacccctcagtgtaacacactgatatatcccacacccctcactggaacactgatatatcccacacccctcagtgtaacacactgatatatcccacacccctcactgtaacactgatatatcccacacccctcact
The Heterodontus francisci isolate sHetFra1 unplaced genomic scaffold, sHetFra1.hap1 HAP1_SCAFFOLD_323, whole genome shotgun sequence DNA segment above includes these coding regions:
- the LOC137361953 gene encoding tumor necrosis factor receptor superfamily member 3-like isoform X1, producing MSLLFVRQPSSFLRTNATQKIAQGPRRKMRALNERLFLFALVSHLCLPLSSTRPYVRPASGCRNPNDYHVQALGICCRKCPPGFFAEQRCTRQTDTLCKPCPPGEFTEFWNYVRECNLCQSCDLRRGLVVTVNCSTTQKTACGCASGYHCARARACSECEPHSLCPPGQEMAQPGSAQEDTMCRDCPSGTFQKLPSLEKCRKHTNCTALRLVEGVPGSPASDAVCAKAPWVPVLPVPSSTILAEPPTKGVDPPPNDVYLPIVVIVVTALCFCVLLTTLVWCIRNSKRSGGQKGNTETQQASARHSLVSQTMNDIDRTSLESKVPLLPNQQASPLAHRPAQAQARLATQGLSWTSPVNQEARASPGEGAAHSAGGPGLGGEHGARCHSQACQHPYPEPRPEEQARPGAQAGVYGAHGLVGLQGCHVCSFESKLTVNGPLYIYNGHPAPPCEEPQGSASRQDGTGGVAGGTSVPEESGRVPEEETGGTTQAVQERGSWPDSKREGPRLVTAQQEEGGESHAADGPDDWPSRLGWSARRH
- the LOC137361953 gene encoding tumor necrosis factor receptor superfamily member 3-like isoform X2, giving the protein MSLLFVRQPSSFLRTNATQKIAQGPRRKMRALNERLFLFALVSHLCLPLSSTRPYVRPASGCRNPNDYHVQALGICCRKCPPGFFAEQRCTRQTDTLCKPCPPGEFTEFWNYVRECNLCQSCDLRSAQEDTMCRDCPSGTFQKLPSLEKCRKHTNCTALRLVEGVPGSPASDAVCAKAPWVPVLPVPSSTILAEPPTKGVDPPPNDVYLPIVVIVVTALCFCVLLTTLVWCIRNSKRSGGQKGNTETQQASARHSLVSQTMNDIDRTSLESKVPLLPNQQASPLAHRPAQAQARLATQGLSWTSPVNQEARASPGEGAAHSAGGPGLGGEHGARCHSQACQHPYPEPRPEEQARPGAQAGVYGAHGLVGLQGCHVCSFESKLTVNGPLYIYNGHPAPPCEEPQGSASRQDGTGGVAGGTSVPEESGRVPEEETGGTTQAVQERGSWPDSKREGPRLVTAQQEEGGESHAADGPDDWPSRLGWSARRH
- the LOC137361954 gene encoding tumor necrosis factor receptor superfamily member 1A-like, producing the protein MGCIGQRRLKRASVPQYHNETGSTSPSELVVGKTQSLLPIQEMAFQADSGYFSAPCSELPDCVQIAGKTQLPNSSQVNYVIADLVPASRWKEFVRRLGMNDHDIERSEMDNRQSFREAQYTMVKIWRDRQGGKGATTEAICKVLKDMDLNGCAEQFQEALQ